GTAGCGGTCGCAGTCAAGGCCATTGTAGGAACGTTTGGAAACTTTTCTTTCAAGACACTAAGTTTCTTGTAATCAGGTCTAGAGGGAATTCGAACTGCATTAGAATTTTCGAAGAATGTTTTAAGCTTCTTTTATACCTAAAATCATGTCCCCATTGGGATACGCAATGCGCCTCGTCGACGACAAATCTCACCAGTAGTTGCCTCGCATTCAAAGTATTTAAGGCACTGAGAAGCTTCATACTAGCACTTAGCTTTTCGGGTGTTATATAGAGAAGCTTGATATCTGAttatagaataaaatataaaatttcgTTTCATTAACTGGTGTTAAATAGCCTAGTTAGTTTTAAACCTGGATTTCTCATGGATAAGCGCGCGTAAATGGCATCTTGAGCAGCATTTGGCATGTCTCCTGATAAATGTTCCGATGGAATCTGTATAACAAAAGGAATGCATGTAGAGGCTGTGATTGAAAATGGAAATACAAATCAACTTGCATCTAGTGATTTAAGCTTGTTGACTTGGTCGAAAATAAGTGACTTAAGGGGTGAGATGACAACTGTAACTCCTGGAGTAGTAAGTGCTGGTAACTGATAACAAAGCGATTTTCCCCCACCGGTCGGCATCAATATAAAACAATCATGTCCCAGTAGACTAGCGTTGATAGCTTGAAGTTGATTCGGTCGAAACTCTTGTAAACCAAAGCGTTCGCGAAACGTTTTCTTTAGGCTAGCGCTATGATCAAAGCCAAAACCATCAAACACCTTTGACGTGCCATCGTTCTGCACATTGCCGTGAAAACGACCGGAATTATTAGACGGAATGGATGAGAAATCTTTCGGTGGCGTATCATCTGGTATCGTGATGGTTGGAGTGCAATGCGGCACGGGCGTATTATTACGGACTGCATTTGTTGAACGATTCTTCGCAGGTGTTGTAGAATTTGTGTTAAATGGTATTGAAGATGTGGACGACGTTTCAGCTCCAGAACTCAAGGACACTGCCAAGAAATCGACATCGTCAATGATCACATCAAATGCATCCTCGCCAGATTCGTCTTGTTCTTGAATTTCAGGAAAGCTTAAATCTGATGGTTGAATGGTTAAGGGGACGCGGCCACTATTCGTACTGGATTTTGCGTTCAAAACAGGCTTCATCCTATCGGAAGTAGCTTGCAAAGTAGTTGCAGCGGAGGAACTTGAGACAGCTGTGCTTCCGGTGTTGCCATAGCTGTTTGAGCCATCACTCGGTTTCAACGGATTCGCAGTTGATCGACTAGAACATATTTTCGCTGTGGGAGTCCGGTAGATGAAGGCTGCTCTTGCAGGTTCAACAGAGGCTGTAATCAATGGAGTACCGTCTGCGGTTGGCTCTAAGCCGTCATGTACATCATCGAGATCAAATGATGTTCTTGACGCGTTGTTGACTTGGGCTTTCGTCTGAGCTTTTAACTTGATATTTTTAGCACGATGCGAGGAGGGATGAAGGTTTGCAGCAGATTGTTTTAAATTAGACAAAGAAACTGAAGAACCTTGGAGGCTGCGTCGAAATTCGATCAGTTGATTTAAGAGACTAACTGCTATGTCATTTGACATGGAATCTTCAGAAAGCGGGTACAAACTATCCAAGAGATTGACAATTTTCGTGTCCAGCTCTCCTTTAAACAAGTCCAAAGATTGTGAAGATCTCTATAACAAAAAATCCAATTGGTGGACTAAAATTTCAACTTCTCAAAAATTATTAACATACTTCTGGATGTTCttgttctttagcaactgCAAACCAATCTTCCACATCCAATACAATCCGTAGTTTGTTTTCAGCCACTTCTATGGATGTTAAGTTATTAGATTCCTCCTATCAAGAGGATTTTGTAAATAAAGCAACAACAacttaaaattaaaatatcaaACCTCACGCTTTAGccctatttgttttttgtaatcACCGTTATGATAACTGCTATTTATATCGTCTTCATAGTCGAAGTCACCATATCCGATGCCCTgagattttgaattttcaactTCACTGGGCTTTGGCTGAAACACACCAGCCTTGGATGATGCAGTGTTAGCTGATTTTGGTACAGGAGATGCACAGAGTATTCTATGGTATGCCAAATCATTTGACTCTGgaattataaaaatttaataaccAGTACGTTAAAGAAATGATTTAACTTTGCATTACCACCTGTAACATTGTCTTCCTCTGTATCATCAAAGTCTCCCCAAAATGATCCATCAAGGTTTCCTACACTAACATTGCCATTTTTGTTCATTAAACCTTTTTCATTATTACAGCTGGGCTCTTTCTGATATGGCAAGTGGTTTGTTTCTTTAGGTGGCAAAAGTAGGGTTTCAGATAATCCAATTATAAATCATATCTGGTATAAAAAGTTGGAATTCTGCTGTACCATTAGAGGTAGAATTGTCATTACATTCATCTGAGGCAATGGTAAATACTTCTTGatagtttttttctgtttttgaagaattttgATGTGGAGCTTTTGGTGGACAACTATTTGtactatttaaaaagaattggTAATAAAGCTGCGATGATATGATTACTGAACTAACCTTGAATTGAGTTTAAGTTTATTGGTACGGGGTAGAAGGAATTTTTCCATTTGGCTAGAATTCCCCTTGTTCTATGTCAATTTGGCAGAAATCCCAAGTCCACTTTTCTTTTCGCTAACACAGGAAATTTTCGTGAAATGTTTCAAGATACAATAACTACAATATCTTCAGTAATATCGGAACAAGCTTCTTGCAGTTTTTTGGCTTTACACTTTTGTCCTATGAACTCTTATCTCACTTTCAATATTGGTCTATCTGCTTACTGTGTTAAACTACATGAAAAATTGAAACTGAAACAGATCTACGCCACACATAAATAATTTCTCGATCTCCGGTATCGGTACGCTAGACCAAATCACTTTACGGATTTACGGACATCAGTCAATGATTTATCGTCTCCGCAAACTTGAAATAATTGCAGACGATTTCCCGCTCACTTTCCATTAGCCATCACTCATACTTTGTGATGTTGCCAAGAGAAAATTTGCTCtgaaatcaacaaaaatttCAGTCTTATTGACATAAGTGTTCCTTATTCAATCAATATAAGAAACATTGCcggcaaaaaaattttttaaagtcaaAATAAAGATGTGGAAATCTAGAGACGAGTAGGAGCCTAGGAGCTAGGGATGTAGGAAAAGCCTACCAGCGGAAAATATCTGAAATATCGACCACCAGAGGGCCATTGTAGTCCGTAACCGTTCTCAATTATCCATCTGTCATGTCAGTCAATTTTCGTTGTATGGTGTCAAGTAAAGAAACGTGAAAATTGCTCATCCCCTttgtaaaattcaaatgagtTAATTTGCTCTTTCATCCTACACTTCAGCAGTGACGAAACAGGTAATAGGAATTAGAAGACGTGGATTTTCCCCACTGTGATGGAATTCGGTTTGCGAGTGAACGGTCGATATTGCAGATTTGGTGCTAGAGTTGTAACCGGATGCCTGCTGGGGCGTGGATATCCGTTAGGAACTTAGGACTAATTGGAAcgttttgtttaattttttaccCAGGATACCTATTTTTTATCACATTCTGCCCCAACACACATGTCAAAATTAGTGAAACTTCAAATGTCTCCACCGAGGACAGACTCAAATTTTGTTGAAGTGAAGAGCAAAGTAAAACGGATTGTTACCTAAACTAATAAGTTCAGATTGTTAATACCATTTCACTTTCAGTTTGTGGCTGAATTTAGAAGATTCAGTCTGAACAAGAAAGTGTTGCCAAAGTATGAAGATTTCAGAAAATTGCTTGAACAACTACATGGCTTACAAATCGAACCTTTCTACATAAGTTATACAGGTTAGCACTTGTACCAAAAATATATGAAGTTCATTTAGCAACTAACAATTTCGGCATTGGATTACAGATCCAAATGATGGTGATCTACTGCCTATCAACAATGATGACAACTTTGCCAGAGCTTTGCAGGCAGCACGTCCTTTATTGAGAATTCATATACAAAGAAGAGGAGAATCACAAGATGATGAACTGCATCAGCACTTGGCCTCTAAAAAGAATATCATATCGTCAATACTAGGAACACCTAAAACCAGACCACACATTAGTATATCATACCCAAAGGAATTTCGACAAGTATGTTATGAATATTCATTTAGCTTCTTTTGATTAAGTCAGTTGATTTTATAACTATCCTAATTACGTCATTCACAAATTTCCAGTGTTGATTGTTTACCTGTTGCTTTAGTTGGTTGTCTTATTTCACTTTCCTTGTTGCATTATGCTTGTTTTGGCATTAAACTGAGTTGTTAACTGTTAAACAGGTTTCAGCTATTATTGATGTAGATGTTGTGCCCGATTCCTGCCGTCGAGTAAGGCTGCTCAAGCATGGCTCTGAACGACCGCTTGGATTTTACATTCGGGATGGCACGTCCGTACGGGTCACGCCTGATGGATTAGAAAAAGTCCCCGGAATATTTATTTCAAGGTACGGATAGACGTAAATTAAAAATGTTATTGTCGTCAAGTGTAATTGGAACGTGTTACATATGTAGATTGGTTCCTGGCGGATTGGCCGAATCAACTGGTCTTCTTGCCGTCAACGACGAAGTGTTGGAAGTGAATGGAATTGAAGTTGCCGGCAAGTCACTAGACCAGGTAACCGACATGATGGTTGCCAACAGCGCCAACTTGATCATCACGGTTAAGCCGGCCAACCAGCGAGGTGTACTGACTTTGTCACGAACTTCGCATAATGACACTATGACGTCTTATTCGACCATAGCGTCAATGGTTCACTCCGACGAGGACCATGAAGAAGACGAGGCCGACGACTTAGACGAGATTAAAGATCTAACCATGCAGACCAGTGCTAGCAGTGGAAGCGATAGGACCAGCAACGCAAAAGATGATGGCATCCTTCACTTATAAGATATCATGATTTAAGGTCGATAATTCCCTTGTTGaaataaggggaaaaaacattCCGTTCAAGTCCCTATTTTTTAAGCAAATGAAAGTGTATAAAATAAAGTGTCATCTTTTGCCTAAGTGTGCGCAAAGTTCTTGGTCCATGCGTGCAATTAGCTCCCGTCCATTCTTCTATGTCTTTTTCCCTAGATTTCTAGTTAAGAGAAACGTGTGTGCCTTCCAACATTTACCGGCCTTTTATTGGTAACTTGCAAATG
This genomic stretch from Daphnia carinata strain CSIRO-1 chromosome 4, CSIRO_AGI_Dcar_HiC_V3, whole genome shotgun sequence harbors:
- the LOC130692729 gene encoding recQ-like DNA helicase Blm; translation: MEKFLLPRTNKLKLNSSTNSCPPKAPHQNSSKTEKNYQEVFTIASDECNDNSTSNETNHLPYQKEPSCNNEKGLMNKNGNVSVGNLDGSFWGDFDDTEEDNVTGESNDLAYHRILCASPVPKSANTASSKAGVFQPKPSEVENSKSQGIGYGDFDYEDDINSSYHNGDYKKQIGLKREEESNNLTSIEVAENKLRIVLDVEDWFAVAKEQEHPERSSQSLDLFKGELDTKIVNLLDSLYPLSEDSMSNDIAVSLLNQLIEFRRSLQGSSVSLSNLKQSAANLHPSSHRAKNIKLKAQTKAQVNNASRTSFDLDDVHDGLEPTADGTPLITASVEPARAAFIYRTPTAKICSSRSTANPLKPSDGSNSYGNTGSTAVSSSSAATTLQATSDRMKPVLNAKSSTNSGRVPLTIQPSDLSFPEIQEQDESGEDAFDVIIDDVDFLAVSLSSGAETSSTSSIPFNTNSTTPAKNRSTNAVRNNTPVPHCTPTITIPDDTPPKDFSSIPSNNSGRFHGNVQNDGTSKVFDGFGFDHSASLKKTFRERFGLQEFRPNQLQAINASLLGHDCFILMPTGGGKSLCYQLPALTTPGVTVVISPLKSLIFDQVNKLKSLDIPSEHLSGDMPNAAQDAIYARLSMRNPDIKLLYITPEKLSASMKLLSALNTLNARQLLVRFVVDEAHCVSQWGHDFRPDYKKLSVLKEKFPNVPTMALTATATPRVRFDILRQLNMKNPKWFLSSFNRPNLKYRVLPKKMKAGMITEIAELITQRFNRKSGIVYCLSRRECDEVAQALQGSRIKAISYHAGLSDDARSEAQLKWINGTVQVVCATIAFGMGIDKPDVRFVIHYSLPKSIEGFYQESGRAGRDGEISYCYLYYAYRDVLRMRRMIEMDRENFAARQTHIDNLYRMVAFCENKTDCRRTLQLCYFGEHFDRQLCKSNPRSVCDNCDSEVEYVQIDVTEDCKAIVSAVDALCGKTGKWSNNYTLNHFVDIFKGSESKKIIELGHNKHSLHGRGKSWQRNDIERLMRTMVMQHYLDEELFISRDEVAVAYLRVGSKAPDKVKFSIAKKAGGRGKEHLAIAGSSAVQSDPELENLETECYGKLLDCCKVMAAEAGVNYTSIMNLQALKEMSRRLPETEEEMMAIPHVTRANYVKYGDKLKDITCSYRAVKSVMMEERSGNAIDDDFTDLSEFIPSNEIDLEGSGSLAQQSPYFSGGRKSSSGFKRKRGSSKAGGGSKLNKKGKWFTKTDSKRSSSSGNTSARPSYKKSTNGTQKPTSSASRVQNVQNILLAPPRSRTAKKE
- the LOC130692733 gene encoding partitioning defective 6 homolog gamma-like, encoding MSKLVKLQMSPPRTDSNFVEVKSKFVAEFRRFSLNKKVLPKYEDFRKLLEQLHGLQIEPFYISYTDPNDGDLLPINNDDNFARALQAARPLLRIHIQRRGESQDDELHQHLASKKNIISSILGTPKTRPHISISYPKEFRQVSAIIDVDVVPDSCRRVRLLKHGSERPLGFYIRDGTSVRVTPDGLEKVPGIFISRLVPGGLAESTGLLAVNDEVLEVNGIEVAGKSLDQVTDMMVANSANLIITVKPANQRGVLTLSRTSHNDTMTSYSTIASMVHSDEDHEEDEADDLDEIKDLTMQTSASSGSDRTSNAKDDGILHL